AGATTCCAACTGATATCGCTAAAAAGTTCAGGACTGGATGTAAGTGTTTCTCTCATAAAATATAGAGATTATAGTTGACTATTAATTAATATTCTAAATAGGATTTGCATTAATAATAATCTTATAATTTTCAAATTGTAAGATCAACTTGAAAAATATGCTTATGAGAGGGGTTGCGAAGACTTTGGAATTAATAAAAGCGTTAACTAATATCTAAGTTTTTCTGAAATTATGAAAAATTATAATTGGTTAACATATATATTTCAGATATTAGCCAAATAGTTCAGCTATTTATAGGATTTAAGTAGTAATAATTAAATTGTGAAAGAAACTATTGATTTTCTTATTGATACTATTGAAGCAAGGCAAGTCCTTGATTCAAGAGGTAATCCAACTGTAGAGGCAGAAGTATTTTTGGAATGTGGTGCGAGTGGTAGAGCTATTGTGCCTAGTGGAGCTAGCACTGGTGCTCATGAGGCACATGAATTAAGAGATGGTGGTTCCAAATATATGGGGAAGGGTGTTTTAAATGCTGTTAACAAAATTCATGAAACAATATCCCCGGCTCTATGTGGATTGTCAGCTTTAGATCAAATTGCAGTTGATAAATTAATGATTGAAATTGATGGAACTCCTAATAAGTCTAACCTTGGAGCAAATTCAATCCTTGCAGTAAGTCTTGCAACTTCCAGAGCATCAGCAAATGCTTTAGACATTCCCCTGTATAGATATCTTGGAGATCCATTATCTAATCTTCTTCCAGTCCCATTGATGAATGTAATAAATGGTGGTGCTCATGCACCAAATAGTCTTGATTTTCAGGAATTTATGCTTGTCCCACATGGAGTTAATAATTTCAGTGAATCATTAAGAATGGGTACTGAAATTTTTCACTCATTAAAATCATTACTTGATCAAAAAGGTCTATCTACTGCTGTAGGCGATGAAGGTGGATTCGCACCTAATTTATCATCAAGCGAAGAAGCAGGGGACTTATTAATCGAAGCAATTCAAAAAGCCGGATTTAAGCCTGGTGAGCAGGTATCTCTAGCTTTAGATGCTGCTAGTACTGAATTTTATAGTGATGGTATTTATAAATATGAAGGGAAAAGTTTAAATAGTTCTGAGATGATTTCATATCTTTCAAGATTAGTTTCTAATTATCCAATAGTTTCAATAGAGGACGGTTTAGCAGAGGATGATTGGGAGGGTTGGTCAGAATTAAACAGAGAATTAGGAAATAAAGTTCAGCTTGTCGGCGATGATTTATTCGTCACTAATACAGAAAGGCTAAGGAAAGGGATTATGGAAAAATCTGCAAATTCAATCCTAATAAAGGTAAATCAAATTGGAACATTAACTGAAACTTTGGAAGCTATTGAGTTAGCTAAAATGTCCGGTCTCACAAGTGTTATTAGTCATAGAAGTGGGGAGACTGAAGATACAACTATTGCTGATTTATCTGTGGCCACAAGATCGGGTCAGATCAAGACAGGCTCTTTGAGTAGAAGTGAAAGGATTGCAAAATACAATAGGCTTTTAAAAATTGAGGAGGAATTGGGAAATCAAGCAAGATTCGCCGGAGCTTTAGGTTTGGGTCCAAAAAATATATAGTTTTTCAGCGCTTAAGTTTTTCTAAACGTGAGCCTTTTCTCATACTTAATTGGCATTTTATCCAATCAATACTTATTGGTAGTGCAAAAAAAAGTGGCAACAATGCAAAATTATTTTGTTTATTGGTTACAAGTAAAGCAGATGCAATTGATAAGCTTCCTATAAGAATTGAATGGCCTAAAGTTTTTTGAGCAGTAAACATTTTTTTGAATTGCCTATCAGACTCTCCCATTCTTATTTGTAATTGTAGATCGCCCTGCTCTAATCTTTCTAAGCTTTCATCTATTCTTTTGGGTATTCCAACAGCTTTTGATCCTAGTTCACCTACTTGCCTTCCAAATTGGTTAATTAAATCGTTAGGAGTTTGATTATTTGAAGTCATAAGTTCTATTAAATAAGGCTTGGTAACTGATACAAGGTTAAACCCTGGGTCAAGCATTCTACCAACTCCTTCAAAAGTTGATAAAGCTCTCATCACAAAGATTAAATCTACTGGCAGTTGAAATGGTGTTTCATAAACAAGTTCGTATAAGTCTCCAGATAATTTTTCGATAATATTTGGACTAAATGGTGGAGTTAAAGCTTCTTTAAGCATCAATCTGACTAATCTTCTGACTGGCCCTACATCAATATCTTTTGAAATTAGCCCAGCTTGTTGTAATTGACTAACAAGTGATGAGGCGTCTCTTAATGCAGCAGCCTTAACCATTCCCCCTAATCTTGTTTGAAGATTATTTGAGATATTGCCCATCATTCCAAAATCATAAAAAATCAATTTACCTTTATTTGAAACTGCTAGATTCCCTGGATGAGGGTCTGCATGAAAAAAACCGTAATTTACTAATTGTTTTAAATAGCTGATAGCACCTATTTCTGCAATTTTTGGCAAATCAATTTCTTGAGATTGTAATTTTTCCAAATCGCTGATTTTTGTTCCTTCTAGATAACTTAAACAAAGCACTTTTTCACTGCTCATATCCCAAATCACTTCAGGAACTTCAATATTTTCATCATCAAGAAATTGCTGTCTAAATCTTGCTGCATATTGTGCTTCACAATTAAAATCAAGCTCCTTCATGAGAACTTTCCTACACTCTTTTGCGATCTCAACCCAGTTTCTCCCGCGACTCCAATTCTTATTTTTCTGTAATAAACCTGCTATTTGCTGCATTATCCTCAAATCGATAATAAATAATTCTTTTAAATTGGGCCTTTGAACTTTAAATACTACTTTCTTACCATCTTTTAGAGTCGCCTTATGAACCTGAGCTAATGATGCTGATCCAACCGGATCGCCTACTATTTGATCTATTTTATTAAACTTTGATCCTAATTCTTTTTTGATAGTTTCTTCAACTTGCTTAAATGAAAAATTAGGAACTTGATCCTGTAATTTAGATAATTCTTGTATCCAGGTATTAGGAATTAGATCAGGTCTAGCTGATAATAATTGTCCAATTTTTATAAATGCTGAACCAAGCTTAATTAATTGATTAGTAAACCACTTAGCTCTTTTTATTTGAACCTTACTTTTTTGATTGCTCTTAGTTTGGAAAATTGTAAATCTAATATTATCTATCCACAAATTTATTAAAAGTGAAATTAGAGTTATCCAAATAAGAAAGGCCCTCTTCAATTTTTTTAAACGATAATGAAGAACGTGATAACTCATTTAATTTGATTATTTATGGATTTATTAAAGAGATCTATTTGCTTATTGATACATTCAATTTCATTTAAAGATATTTTTATATTGGAATCTTGATAAGTATTGTTGGTCTCATTTTCTTGAATATTTTCGGCTTTCTCCATTCTTGAGGCTTCTTCGATTATGGATTCTTTCAAACTATCAAATTCTTTTTTGAGAATTTCAGGAGCATCCTGAGCAATAGTTGTTGCTTCTTCTATTTTTTCAAACACTATCTCATTTAATTTTTCGGTTACTTTCTTAATAGCAGCTTTTAAAAGGTAATCAGAGTTGGTCATAAAAAAATATAATGTTTCTACGGCAATTGATTTTTCGATATGACCTAATAATAGATC
This sequence is a window from Prochlorococcus marinus XMU1419. Protein-coding genes within it:
- the eno gene encoding phosphopyruvate hydratase, producing MKETIDFLIDTIEARQVLDSRGNPTVEAEVFLECGASGRAIVPSGASTGAHEAHELRDGGSKYMGKGVLNAVNKIHETISPALCGLSALDQIAVDKLMIEIDGTPNKSNLGANSILAVSLATSRASANALDIPLYRYLGDPLSNLLPVPLMNVINGGAHAPNSLDFQEFMLVPHGVNNFSESLRMGTEIFHSLKSLLDQKGLSTAVGDEGGFAPNLSSSEEAGDLLIEAIQKAGFKPGEQVSLALDAASTEFYSDGIYKYEGKSLNSSEMISYLSRLVSNYPIVSIEDGLAEDDWEGWSELNRELGNKVQLVGDDLFVTNTERLRKGIMEKSANSILIKVNQIGTLTETLEAIELAKMSGLTSVISHRSGETEDTTIADLSVATRSGQIKTGSLSRSERIAKYNRLLKIEEELGNQARFAGALGLGPKNI
- a CDS encoding ABC1 kinase family protein gives rise to the protein MSYHVLHYRLKKLKRAFLIWITLISLLINLWIDNIRFTIFQTKSNQKSKVQIKRAKWFTNQLIKLGSAFIKIGQLLSARPDLIPNTWIQELSKLQDQVPNFSFKQVEETIKKELGSKFNKIDQIVGDPVGSASLAQVHKATLKDGKKVVFKVQRPNLKELFIIDLRIMQQIAGLLQKNKNWSRGRNWVEIAKECRKVLMKELDFNCEAQYAARFRQQFLDDENIEVPEVIWDMSSEKVLCLSYLEGTKISDLEKLQSQEIDLPKIAEIGAISYLKQLVNYGFFHADPHPGNLAVSNKGKLIFYDFGMMGNISNNLQTRLGGMVKAAALRDASSLVSQLQQAGLISKDIDVGPVRRLVRLMLKEALTPPFSPNIIEKLSGDLYELVYETPFQLPVDLIFVMRALSTFEGVGRMLDPGFNLVSVTKPYLIELMTSNNQTPNDLINQFGRQVGELGSKAVGIPKRIDESLERLEQGDLQLQIRMGESDRQFKKMFTAQKTLGHSILIGSLSIASALLVTNKQNNFALLPLFFALPISIDWIKCQLSMRKGSRLEKLKR